In a single window of the Melioribacteraceae bacterium genome:
- the rpsG gene encoding 30S ribosomal protein S7, which produces MRKKRAEKKYLKPDPKFNDILVSKFMNYIMLHGKKSTARTIIYDSFDIIEQRTKKPALEVFKKAVQNVQPLVEVRSRRVGGATYQVPMEVRPERRVALAFRWIKNYARDRKDKSMALKVAAELIAASNGEGSSVKKKDDTHRMAEANKAFAHFKW; this is translated from the coding sequence ATGAGAAAGAAAAGAGCAGAAAAAAAATACTTAAAACCAGATCCAAAATTCAATGATATTCTGGTTTCAAAATTTATGAACTACATTATGTTGCATGGCAAAAAATCTACCGCCAGAACTATAATTTATGACAGCTTCGATATTATTGAGCAGAGAACTAAAAAACCTGCTCTAGAAGTATTTAAAAAAGCGGTTCAAAATGTTCAACCTCTCGTTGAAGTGAGAAGCAGAAGAGTTGGGGGTGCCACGTATCAAGTTCCAATGGAAGTTCGCCCTGAGAGAAGAGTTGCTCTTGCGTTTCGCTGGATTAAAAACTACGCCAGAGATAGAAAAGATAAATCAATGGCTCTAAAAGTTGCCGCAGAATTGATTGCCGCTTCAAATGGTGAAGGTTCTTCAGTTAAAAAGAAAGATGACACACATAGAATGGCTGAAGCAAATAAAGCTTTTGCCCACTTTAAATGGTAA
- the rpsL gene encoding 30S ribosomal protein S12, with product MPTINQLVRKGRLVVTSKNKAPALDACPQKRGVCTRVYTTTPKKPNSALRKVARVRLTNHIEVTAYIPGEGHNLQEHSIVLIRGGRVKDLPGVRYHIIRGTLDTSGVEDRKKSRSKYGTKKPKAK from the coding sequence GTGCCAACAATAAATCAGTTGGTTAGAAAAGGAAGATTAGTTGTAACCTCAAAAAACAAAGCTCCGGCTTTGGACGCATGTCCGCAAAAAAGAGGAGTTTGTACAAGAGTTTATACAACTACGCCGAAGAAACCAAATTCGGCACTTCGCAAGGTTGCAAGAGTTCGTCTCACAAATCATATTGAAGTTACTGCTTATATCCCGGGAGAAGGACACAATTTACAAGAACACTCAATTGTTCTTATTAGAGGCGGCAGAGTTAAGGATTTACCCGGCGTGCGCTATCACATTATTAGAGGTACATTGGATACAAGCGGTGTGGAAGATCGTAAAAAGAGTCGTTCTAAATATGGAACCAAAAAACCTAAAGCAAAATAG
- the rpoC gene encoding DNA-directed RNA polymerase subunit beta', which yields MRLKAQENKIKQIETLTIGLASPDDILSRSHGEVTKPETINYRSFRPEKEGLFCEKIFGPVKDWECACGKYKGIRYKGIVCDRCGVEVTLKSVRRERMGHISLAVPVVHIWFFKALPSKIGNIIGMTTKELEKIVYYESYVVINPGPTGLNKKDLISEDQYYEILSSLPHENDGLEDDDPKKFVAKIGGDAVKELLKKIDIEATFADLKSQLGPDTSQQKRTDLLKRLRVLEAFREKEAKVPNKPEWMILSVIPVIPPELRPLVPLEGGRFATSDLNDLYRRVIIRNNRLRRLLDIKAPEVILRNEKRMLQEAVDALFDNSRRASAVRSDGNRPLKSLSDMLKGKQGRFRQNLLGKRVDYSGRSVIVVGPELKLHQCGLPKDMAVELFKPFIIRKLIERGHFKTVKSARKAVDRKEPVIWDILEKLIDGHPIMLNRAPTLHRLGIQAFQPILIDGKAIQLHPLVCTAFNADFDGDQMAVHVPLSYEAQLEASVLMLSSHNILSPQNGLPIVLPSQDIVLGLYYLTKARAGAKGEGKIFSSTEEAMIAYNYQVVDLHAKIKVKIDEAFLETTIGRVIFNAIVPKEMGFINELLMKKSFSGFIYRMFIKLGNEVTAKFLDDLKDLGYRYATSAGISISFSDMIIPEEKVKLINDSNKKVSDILNEYEQGLITDAERYNKIIDVWTFTTNNVAKSLMEKLKTDQNGFNPLHMMVDSGARGSQDQVRQLAGMRGLMMKPQKSLTGQSGEIIENPIVANFKEGLSVLEYFISTHGARKGLADTALKTADAGYLTRRLCDVAQDVIISEIDCGTIRGVYVSALKDVELEREPLAERITGRVAQEDVYDTRNDDLIIEAGEVITEEIAERIDDANLDQVYIRTVLTCESKRGVCAKCYGRNLTTGQLVEIGEAVGIIAAQSIGEPGTQLTLRTFHLGGTSARIASQSQVETNVAGTIRFDKIAFVEKTDFFGKVKVVIGRRGSIGIFDDDDRQIRKFDIPYGAELMVSDDQKVQKGQALYNHDPYNAVIVADIPGTVSFIDLIENNTLQQVADDQTGHVQKVVIESKDKTLTPSIMIKDDKGHEKVFNIPTRAYLSVEEGEHIQAGTIVAKISKSASKTRDITGGLPRVTELFEARSPHDPAVVSEIEGKVKFGARKKGSREIIIESLDGTIQKVYNIPYGKHILVQENDEIPAGEKITDGPINPHDILKIKGTNAVQEYLVNEIQDVYRLQGVKINDKHIEVIVKQMLQKLQVISAGDSTFIEEDLVGRNKLIDENEMLKGMVYITDPGQSKYRTGQLITRAKFREVNTDLTRKSKKLIEARDADPATFDNILLGITHAALSTESFISAASFQETTKVLTNAATEARVDRLIGLKENVVMGHLIPAGTGLKKYREIILTADEVQNVPEDEALVVEKEII from the coding sequence ATGCGATTAAAAGCGCAAGAAAATAAAATTAAACAGATAGAAACCTTAACCATTGGTTTAGCTAGTCCTGATGATATTCTATCAAGATCTCACGGTGAGGTAACAAAGCCGGAAACTATTAATTACCGCTCATTCAGACCTGAAAAAGAGGGACTATTCTGCGAGAAAATATTTGGTCCGGTAAAAGATTGGGAATGCGCGTGCGGAAAATATAAAGGCATTCGCTACAAAGGTATTGTGTGCGATCGTTGCGGTGTTGAAGTTACTCTAAAAAGTGTTCGCCGCGAGAGAATGGGGCATATATCATTAGCTGTTCCGGTTGTTCATATTTGGTTCTTTAAAGCTCTTCCTTCTAAAATTGGTAATATTATTGGAATGACCACCAAAGAACTTGAAAAAATAGTTTACTACGAATCCTACGTCGTTATTAATCCCGGTCCTACAGGATTAAATAAAAAAGATTTGATTTCCGAAGATCAGTATTATGAAATATTATCTTCTCTACCTCATGAAAATGATGGTTTGGAAGATGACGACCCGAAAAAATTTGTTGCTAAAATAGGTGGCGATGCTGTTAAAGAATTGCTGAAGAAGATTGATATTGAAGCAACATTCGCAGATCTAAAATCGCAGTTGGGACCCGATACTTCACAACAAAAAAGAACTGATCTACTAAAAAGATTGAGAGTATTGGAAGCATTCAGAGAGAAGGAAGCTAAAGTTCCTAATAAACCCGAATGGATGATTCTGAGTGTAATACCAGTAATTCCACCTGAACTTCGTCCCCTTGTACCTCTGGAAGGTGGCCGATTTGCGACTTCAGATTTAAATGACCTGTATAGAAGAGTTATTATTAGAAATAATAGATTAAGAAGATTATTAGATATTAAAGCTCCCGAAGTTATTCTTCGTAATGAAAAAAGAATGCTTCAAGAAGCAGTTGACGCATTATTCGATAATTCAAGAAGAGCAAGCGCAGTTAGAAGTGATGGTAACCGTCCGCTTAAATCTTTAAGCGATATGTTAAAAGGTAAGCAGGGACGTTTCCGTCAAAACCTTTTAGGAAAACGTGTTGATTATTCAGGTCGTTCTGTAATTGTGGTTGGTCCTGAATTGAAACTTCACCAATGCGGGTTACCAAAAGATATGGCAGTTGAGCTATTCAAACCTTTCATTATTAGAAAACTGATTGAACGCGGACATTTTAAAACTGTAAAAAGTGCAAGAAAAGCGGTTGATAGAAAAGAGCCGGTTATTTGGGATATTCTGGAAAAGTTGATTGATGGTCATCCAATTATGTTGAACCGCGCACCCACTCTTCACAGATTGGGTATTCAAGCTTTTCAACCAATATTAATTGATGGAAAAGCAATTCAGCTTCATCCATTGGTTTGTACAGCTTTCAATGCGGATTTCGATGGCGATCAAATGGCTGTTCACGTTCCTCTTTCATATGAGGCTCAACTTGAAGCTTCTGTTTTAATGTTAAGCAGTCATAATATTCTATCTCCACAAAATGGTTTACCTATTGTGCTGCCTTCTCAAGATATAGTTCTTGGTCTTTATTACTTAACAAAAGCTAGAGCAGGTGCAAAAGGTGAAGGTAAAATTTTCTCCAGCACTGAAGAAGCAATGATAGCTTATAACTATCAGGTGGTGGATCTTCATGCAAAAATTAAAGTTAAGATTGATGAAGCATTTTTGGAGACAACAATTGGAAGAGTAATTTTCAATGCAATTGTTCCGAAGGAAATGGGATTCATTAATGAATTATTAATGAAGAAAAGTTTCAGTGGATTTATTTATAGAATGTTCATCAAATTAGGAAACGAAGTAACTGCTAAATTCCTCGATGACTTGAAAGACTTAGGTTACCGTTACGCTACCAGCGCTGGAATATCAATCAGTTTCAGCGATATGATCATTCCTGAAGAAAAGGTTAAACTCATTAATGATTCTAATAAAAAAGTTTCTGATATATTGAATGAGTATGAACAAGGCTTGATTACAGATGCAGAGCGATATAACAAAATTATCGACGTATGGACATTCACAACGAATAACGTGGCAAAATCGTTAATGGAAAAATTGAAAACCGATCAGAACGGATTCAATCCTCTACATATGATGGTTGATTCCGGTGCGAGAGGTTCCCAAGATCAGGTGCGTCAATTAGCCGGTATGCGTGGTTTGATGATGAAACCACAAAAAAGCTTAACCGGTCAATCTGGTGAAATTATTGAAAACCCGATTGTTGCTAACTTTAAAGAAGGACTTTCGGTTCTAGAATACTTCATCTCAACACACGGTGCTCGTAAAGGACTTGCTGATACGGCTCTTAAAACTGCCGATGCGGGATACCTAACCAGAAGATTGTGCGATGTTGCTCAAGATGTAATTATCTCGGAAATTGATTGCGGCACTATTCGTGGTGTTTACGTTTCTGCATTAAAAGATGTTGAATTGGAAAGAGAGCCACTTGCAGAAAGAATTACCGGACGTGTTGCTCAAGAGGATGTTTACGATACCCGAAATGATGATTTGATTATTGAGGCTGGTGAAGTAATTACAGAAGAAATTGCCGAACGAATAGATGATGCAAACCTTGATCAAGTTTATATTAGAACAGTATTAACCTGCGAATCGAAACGCGGAGTATGCGCTAAATGTTATGGCCGTAATTTAACTACTGGTCAATTGGTTGAAATTGGTGAGGCTGTGGGAATCATTGCGGCACAATCAATTGGTGAACCTGGAACACAGTTAACATTGCGTACATTCCACCTTGGAGGTACATCAGCGCGTATTGCGTCACAATCACAAGTTGAAACTAACGTAGCCGGAACAATTCGCTTTGATAAAATTGCCTTTGTAGAAAAAACTGACTTCTTTGGAAAAGTAAAAGTTGTTATTGGAAGAAGAGGTTCAATCGGAATATTTGATGACGATGATAGACAAATTAGAAAATTTGATATTCCTTATGGCGCCGAGTTAATGGTAAGTGATGACCAAAAAGTTCAAAAAGGTCAAGCCCTATACAATCACGATCCTTACAACGCTGTAATTGTAGCCGATATTCCCGGAACTGTTTCTTTTATTGATCTTATTGAAAATAATACTTTGCAACAAGTTGCTGATGATCAGACTGGTCACGTACAAAAAGTAGTTATTGAATCGAAAGATAAAACATTAACGCCAAGTATCATGATAAAAGATGATAAAGGACATGAGAAGGTATTCAATATTCCAACTCGTGCTTATCTTTCAGTTGAAGAAGGGGAACATATCCAGGCTGGAACAATTGTGGCAAAAATTTCGAAATCGGCTTCTAAAACCCGCGATATCACAGGCGGTTTGCCAAGAGTAACTGAATTATTTGAAGCTAGAAGTCCACATGATCCTGCGGTTGTTTCTGAGATTGAAGGAAAAGTGAAATTTGGAGCCCGTAAAAAAGGTTCTCGAGAAATCATTATCGAATCTCTTGACGGGACAATCCAGAAAGTATATAACATCCCTTACGGAAAACATATACTTGTTCAAGAAAATGATGAAATTCCAGCAGGTGAAAAAATTACTGATGGTCCTATTAATCCTCATGATATCTTGAAGATTAAAGGTACCAATGCAGTACAAGAGTATCTTGTAAATGAAATTCAAGATGTTTACCGTCTGCAAGGTGTAAAAATTAATGATAAACATATCGAAGTGATTGTAAAACAGATGCTTCAGAAGCTTCAAGTGATATCTGCTGGGGACTCAACATTCATTGAAGAAGATCTTGTTGGTAGAAATAAATTAATTGACGAAAACGAAATGTTGAAAGGGATGGTTTATATTACCGATCCAGGCCAATCCAAATATAGAACTGGACAACTTATCACTCGTGCAAAATTCCGTGAGGTTAATACCGATTTAACTAGAAAAAGCAAGAAATTAATTGAAGCTCGAGATGCTGATCCTGCAACTTTCGATAATATTTTGTTGGGTATTACGCATGCGGCACTCTCAACCGAAAGCTTTATTTCGGCAGCATCATTCCAGGAAACTACTAAGGTATTAACTAATGCGGCAACAGAGGCAAGAGTAGATAGACTAATTGGTTTAAAGGAAAATGTTGTGATGGGACACTTAATTCCCGCTGGAACAGGTCTTAAAAAGTACCGTGAGATAATATTAACAGCTGATGAAGTACAAAATGTACCAGAAGATGAAGCTTTGGTTGTAGAAAAGGAAATAATATAA
- the fusA gene encoding elongation factor G, translating to MSKRVDIDKVRNIGIMAHIDAGKTTTTERILYYTGKLHRMGEVHDGAATMDWMEQEKERGITITSAATSTSWRDHQINIIDTPGHVDFTVEVERSLRVLDGAIALFCAVGGVEPQSETVWRQADKYGVPRIAFVNKMDRIGADFFHAVQMMREKLAANAVPIVVPVGEGDIFVGIIDLMSMKARMFHEDTQGMTFDDVEIPADLLPIAQKYRTQMLEAVSDVDDSLLEKYLEGKEISTEEVKNVLRLATVQSKIIPVLCGSSFKNKGVQMLLDAVIDFLPSPLDSGNLVAHHIHKNDHVERKISEKEKFTALAFKVMTDPYVGKLTFIRVYSGVLDSGSYIFNSVSNRKERVGRVLQMHANHREDLEQIRVGDIAAVVGLKHTRTGDTLCSEDDPIILEKMIFPEPVIQIAIEPKTKADQDKLSDALTKLSDEDPTFKVKVDDETGQTLISGMGELHLEILVDRMKREFKVEANVGKPQVAYRETISKSVKAEGKFVKQSGGRGKYGHVYIEFTPNEPGKGFEFENAIVGGSVPKEYINPVLHGLEEAMRNGVLAGFPVVDIKAKLYDGSYHDVDSDEISFKVAASMAFKQGALKASPILLEPIMSVEVTTPEEYLGDVMGDLNSRRGKIEGFNSRKDAQVIKAMVPLAQMFGYATTLRSMTQGRAIYSMQFSHYNEVPKSVAEEITEKTQAKKSSV from the coding sequence ATGTCGAAAAGAGTTGACATAGATAAAGTAAGAAACATTGGTATTATGGCGCACATTGATGCCGGTAAAACTACTACAACCGAAAGAATTTTATATTATACCGGTAAATTGCATAGAATGGGTGAAGTACATGATGGCGCCGCTACTATGGATTGGATGGAGCAGGAAAAAGAACGCGGGATTACTATTACTAGTGCGGCTACTTCTACTTCGTGGCGCGATCATCAAATAAATATAATTGATACTCCAGGTCACGTTGATTTTACTGTTGAAGTTGAACGATCTTTAAGAGTTCTTGATGGCGCTATAGCTTTGTTTTGTGCAGTTGGCGGTGTTGAACCCCAGTCTGAAACAGTTTGGCGTCAAGCTGATAAATATGGTGTGCCAAGAATTGCATTTGTTAATAAAATGGATAGAATTGGAGCTGATTTCTTTCATGCAGTTCAGATGATGAGAGAAAAATTGGCTGCTAACGCTGTTCCGATTGTTGTTCCTGTTGGAGAAGGTGATATTTTTGTTGGTATCATCGATCTTATGAGTATGAAAGCAAGAATGTTTCATGAAGATACGCAAGGAATGACCTTTGATGATGTGGAGATTCCTGCCGATTTATTGCCGATAGCTCAGAAATACCGTACTCAAATGTTGGAAGCTGTGTCTGATGTTGATGATTCTTTACTAGAGAAATATTTGGAAGGTAAAGAGATCTCTACAGAAGAGGTTAAGAATGTTCTCCGTTTGGCCACTGTTCAATCTAAAATTATCCCGGTATTGTGTGGTTCATCATTCAAGAACAAAGGCGTTCAAATGTTACTTGATGCCGTAATCGATTTCTTACCTTCCCCCTTGGATTCGGGTAATTTGGTTGCGCATCATATACATAAAAATGATCATGTTGAAAGAAAAATTAGTGAAAAAGAAAAGTTTACTGCTTTAGCATTTAAAGTAATGACCGATCCTTATGTTGGAAAACTTACATTTATTAGAGTTTACAGTGGCGTATTAGATAGTGGTTCATACATTTTCAATTCTGTATCAAATAGAAAAGAGAGAGTTGGTCGTGTCCTGCAAATGCATGCTAACCACAGAGAAGATTTAGAACAAATTAGGGTTGGTGATATAGCCGCGGTTGTTGGATTAAAACACACACGTACCGGCGATACACTTTGTTCAGAGGATGATCCGATTATTTTAGAAAAAATGATCTTCCCCGAGCCGGTTATTCAGATTGCAATTGAACCAAAGACTAAAGCTGATCAGGATAAATTGTCGGATGCTTTAACGAAATTATCCGACGAAGACCCAACATTTAAAGTTAAAGTTGACGATGAAACAGGCCAAACTTTGATTAGTGGAATGGGCGAATTACATCTTGAGATATTGGTTGATAGAATGAAAAGAGAGTTTAAAGTTGAAGCAAATGTTGGTAAACCTCAAGTTGCTTATCGAGAAACCATTTCCAAATCGGTTAAAGCTGAAGGTAAATTTGTTAAACAGTCTGGTGGGCGAGGGAAGTATGGCCATGTATATATTGAATTTACACCTAACGAACCAGGTAAAGGTTTTGAGTTTGAGAATGCAATTGTCGGTGGTTCTGTTCCAAAAGAATATATAAATCCAGTATTGCACGGTTTAGAAGAAGCCATGAGAAATGGTGTACTTGCAGGTTTCCCGGTTGTAGATATAAAAGCAAAATTATACGATGGTTCGTATCACGATGTTGATTCTGATGAAATTTCATTTAAAGTTGCTGCCTCAATGGCTTTTAAGCAGGGTGCGTTAAAAGCTAGTCCAATCTTGCTTGAACCAATAATGAGTGTTGAGGTCACAACCCCTGAGGAATATCTTGGCGATGTGATGGGTGATTTAAACTCAAGAAGAGGAAAAATTGAAGGATTTAATTCCCGCAAAGATGCTCAAGTAATTAAAGCTATGGTGCCTCTTGCCCAAATGTTTGGATACGCAACAACGTTACGATCGATGACTCAAGGTAGAGCAATTTATTCGATGCAGTTTTCACACTATAATGAAGTACCTAAATCTGTTGCGGAAGAGATTACAGAAAAAACACAAGCTAAGAAGTCATCAGTTTAA